From the Gloeomargarita sp. SKYB120 genome, one window contains:
- the malQ gene encoding 4-alpha-glucanotransferase, whose protein sequence is MPGFPGRARNSSLRRVRLKCLFTQMSMTWPRCSGILLHPTSLPGGWGIGDLGAASRQWVDFLAQADQRLWQILPLGPTGYGNSPYLSYSAMAGNPLLISLEPLQERGWLPKELAPPQLPAQRVDYDAVYLHKMPLLRLAWHYFQQDRAAMASLEAFIQEQAHWLADFSLFMALKEAHAGQPWYDWEPALAQRDPQTLARWQDQVRPAQAFHCFLQYLFWEQWRELRAYAHARQVRIIGDLPIYVAHDSADVWAHPEFFAIDRETGQVTFMAGVPPDYFSKTGQLWGNPVYNWDVLAETHFAWWVQRFRQLLQLVDIVRIDHFRGLESFWRVPQGETTAINGEWVPAPGADLLRTLQQELGELPIIVEDLGVITPEVEALRDAFQLPGTKVLQFAFDGNPENPFLTYNFTPHCVVYTGTHDNPPTVAWYEALEPETQRRVIRYLGHLSAHGIHWDLIRLGMMSVARWCIVPLQDVLGLGSEGRMNAPGAANGNWEWRCPPDRLTADLAAKLAQLTHTYGRAHQPWETADPSR, encoded by the coding sequence GTGCCAGGATTTCCGGGACGCGCCAGGAATTCGTCCCTTCGGAGAGTAAGATTGAAATGTTTGTTTACACAGATGTCCATGACGTGGCCCCGCTGTAGCGGTATTCTGCTCCATCCGACGTCGTTGCCCGGCGGGTGGGGCATCGGGGATTTGGGCGCGGCGAGTCGCCAGTGGGTGGACTTTTTGGCCCAGGCCGACCAACGGCTCTGGCAAATTTTGCCGCTGGGACCGACGGGGTACGGCAATTCCCCCTATCTCTCCTACTCAGCGATGGCGGGGAATCCCCTGTTGATCAGCCTGGAACCCCTGCAGGAGCGGGGCTGGTTGCCCAAGGAGTTGGCGCCGCCCCAGTTGCCGGCCCAGCGGGTGGATTACGACGCGGTTTACCTGCACAAAATGCCCCTGCTGCGGTTGGCCTGGCACTACTTTCAACAGGACAGGGCGGCGATGGCGTCCCTAGAGGCCTTTATCCAGGAGCAGGCCCACTGGCTGGCGGATTTCAGCCTGTTTATGGCCCTGAAGGAGGCCCACGCGGGTCAACCCTGGTACGATTGGGAGCCGGCGCTGGCGCAACGGGACCCCCAGACCTTGGCGCGCTGGCAAGACCAGGTCCGCCCGGCCCAGGCGTTTCACTGCTTTTTGCAATACCTGTTTTGGGAGCAGTGGCGGGAATTACGGGCCTATGCCCACGCCCGGCAGGTGCGGATTATCGGCGACCTCCCCATCTACGTGGCCCACGACAGCGCCGACGTGTGGGCACACCCGGAGTTTTTTGCGATTGACCGGGAGACGGGCCAGGTGACCTTTATGGCGGGCGTGCCCCCAGATTACTTCAGCAAGACCGGTCAACTGTGGGGCAACCCGGTGTACAACTGGGACGTGCTGGCCGAGACGCATTTTGCCTGGTGGGTGCAGCGCTTTCGGCAGTTGTTGCAACTGGTGGACATTGTGCGGATTGACCACTTTCGCGGGTTGGAGTCCTTTTGGCGGGTCCCCCAAGGGGAAACCACAGCTATCAACGGGGAATGGGTGCCTGCACCTGGGGCAGACCTGTTACGCACGCTCCAGCAGGAACTGGGAGAACTCCCCATCATCGTGGAGGATTTGGGGGTGATCACGCCTGAAGTAGAGGCCCTGCGGGATGCCTTCCAGTTGCCCGGCACCAAGGTGTTGCAATTCGCGTTTGACGGCAACCCCGAGAACCCCTTTTTGACGTACAACTTCACGCCCCACTGCGTGGTCTATACCGGCACCCACGACAATCCCCCGACGGTGGCCTGGTACGAAGCGTTGGAGCCGGAAACCCAACGGCGGGTGATTCGCTACCTGGGTCACCTGAGCGCCCACGGGATCCACTGGGATTTGATCCGCCTGGGGATGATGTCAGTGGCGCGCTGGTGCATCGTACCCTTACAGGACGTGCTGGGCTTGGGTTCGGAGGGACGCATGAACGCGCCGGGAGCCGCCAACGGCAATTGGGAATGGCGCTGCCCGCCCGACCGGCTCACTGCCGATTTGGCCGCCAAGTTGGCTCAGCTTACCCACACCTACGGTCGCGCGCACCAGCCGTGGGAGACAGCCGACCCAAGCCGGTGA
- a CDS encoding TIGR01548 family HAD-type hydrolase — protein sequence MTCSSVGVLVCDIDGVVRDVSSSYRRAIQDTVAHFSQGRYCPSLADIDQLKQEGYWNNDWEAARELLRRWGQDVPLADITAYFQSRYWGDTEAPTGLITQETLLITGDYFETWTEQGWRWGFFSGAPRREARYALARLGLADAPLVAMEDAPGKPDPTGLWTLVQAWSCPPGTPIIYAGDTVADMLTVQRARVQYPEYTWRAVGILPPHVQDVQSYTQTLHQSGAQVVLPGLRHLSPAAVLP from the coding sequence GTGACCTGTTCTTCGGTGGGGGTCTTGGTTTGCGATATTGACGGCGTGGTCCGCGATGTCAGCAGCTCCTACCGGCGGGCAATTCAAGACACGGTCGCTCATTTCTCCCAGGGCCGTTATTGTCCCAGCCTGGCGGACATTGACCAGCTCAAGCAGGAGGGCTACTGGAACAACGACTGGGAAGCGGCTCGGGAATTGTTGCGGCGCTGGGGCCAGGACGTACCTCTAGCGGACATCACCGCCTACTTCCAGAGCCGGTACTGGGGAGATACGGAAGCGCCGACGGGCTTGATTACCCAGGAGACCTTGCTAATTACGGGGGATTACTTTGAGACCTGGACAGAGCAGGGCTGGCGGTGGGGATTTTTCAGTGGCGCACCCCGGCGAGAAGCGCGATACGCCCTAGCGCGGCTAGGGCTTGCCGACGCACCGCTGGTGGCCATGGAGGACGCCCCTGGCAAACCGGACCCAACGGGTTTATGGACCCTGGTGCAGGCATGGTCTTGCCCACCGGGCACCCCGATTATTTACGCCGGCGATACGGTGGCCGATATGCTCACGGTGCAACGGGCGCGCGTGCAGTACCCGGAATACACCTGGCGGGCGGTTGGGATCCTGCCGCCCCACGTCCAGGATGTCCAGAGCTACACCCAAACCCTACACCAGTCTGGTGCCCAGGTCGTTTTACCGGGTTTGCGCCACCTCAGTCCCGCCGCTGTGCTACCTTAG
- a CDS encoding late competence development ComFB family protein, with protein MYKTVVNLNEQLIISEIEAVLDSYPHHPYQQAFAIPELRQELVVYVLNHLPQAGLYVTQDQVWQQRQSCTARRLEIEKLVHQGIHDIFQQRSDWISRHIPQVVEAGREPSHWFG; from the coding sequence ATGTACAAGACAGTGGTCAACCTGAATGAGCAACTAATCATCAGTGAAATCGAGGCGGTGTTGGACAGCTACCCGCATCACCCGTACCAGCAAGCCTTTGCCATCCCCGAATTGCGTCAGGAACTGGTGGTTTATGTGCTAAACCATTTGCCCCAAGCGGGCCTGTACGTCACCCAGGACCAGGTATGGCAACAGCGCCAGTCCTGCACAGCGCGGCGGCTGGAAATCGAAAAGCTGGTGCATCAGGGGATTCACGATATTTTTCAACAGCGCAGCGATTGGATCAGCCGCCACATTCCCCAGGTGGTGGAGGCGGGGCGGGAGCCATCCCACTGGTTCGGTTAA
- a CDS encoding SRPBCC family protein: protein MHPEQLIDKRPYPAHVLLSPPPDELADVTVAIEPLNPGERRICAVITIPQPVEPIWRVLTDYDKLADFLPSVVLSRRVPHPEGKIRLEQVGAHGFLKFHFRARMVLDIEEFYPERIAFNGVEGDFVIFRGAWELHPQHQTTQLCYTVHLRPRVGLPVRLIEGQIRRGVALNLLAIRQRVAQLATDPP, encoded by the coding sequence ATGCATCCAGAGCAACTCATCGACAAGCGTCCCTATCCGGCGCATGTCCTACTAAGCCCACCGCCCGATGAACTGGCAGACGTGACGGTGGCGATTGAACCGCTCAACCCTGGGGAGCGCCGGATTTGTGCGGTTATTACGATTCCCCAGCCGGTGGAACCGATTTGGCGGGTGCTGACGGATTACGACAAGCTGGCGGACTTTCTCCCTAGTGTGGTGCTGAGCCGGCGAGTGCCCCACCCCGAGGGCAAGATTCGTCTCGAGCAAGTGGGCGCCCACGGTTTTCTCAAATTTCACTTTCGCGCGCGGATGGTGCTGGATATCGAAGAGTTCTACCCCGAACGCATCGCGTTTAACGGCGTTGAGGGGGATTTTGTGATCTTTCGGGGCGCTTGGGAATTGCACCCCCAGCACCAGACGACCCAGTTGTGTTACACCGTCCATCTCCGCCCGCGCGTGGGGTTGCCAGTGCGACTCATCGAAGGCCAGATTCGACGGGGCGTCGCTCTGAATCTACTGGCGATTCGCCAACGAGTTGCCCAACTGGCAACCGACCCGCCCTAG
- a CDS encoding alpha/beta fold hydrolase, which yields MDYLWRGHRIRYQVAGAGQAGMPVVLIHGFGASSDHWRRNLPVLGERHPTYALDLLGFGASAKPAIAYRFETWGTLVADFLQQVVQQPAAVVGNSIGGVVALQTAVLAPDWVTRVALLNPSLRLLHRRKRHRLPWYQRWSAVALQHLLGWQPFGRWFFHRLAQPSVIRRILQQAYARPDAITDELVECLYRPSQDPGAVDVFLSFVRYSDGPLLEDLLPQVHCPVWLVWGEADPWEPVTQGRELAQQFPQIQRFIPLPQVGHCPQDEAPELVNPLLLEWLRS from the coding sequence ATGGATTACTTGTGGCGTGGGCATCGGATCCGCTACCAAGTGGCGGGAGCGGGCCAAGCTGGTATGCCGGTGGTGCTGATTCACGGCTTTGGGGCGTCGAGCGACCACTGGCGGCGGAATTTACCGGTGTTGGGGGAACGGCATCCGACTTACGCGCTGGATTTGTTGGGGTTTGGCGCGTCGGCCAAACCGGCCATCGCTTACCGGTTTGAAACCTGGGGGACCCTAGTGGCGGACTTTCTCCAGCAGGTGGTTCAACAACCGGCGGCGGTGGTAGGTAATTCGATTGGGGGCGTCGTGGCGTTACAAACCGCCGTGCTGGCACCCGACTGGGTAACGCGGGTGGCCTTACTCAACCCATCGCTGCGGTTACTGCACCGGCGCAAGCGCCATCGGTTGCCCTGGTACCAGCGGTGGAGCGCGGTAGCGTTGCAACACCTGTTGGGCTGGCAACCCTTTGGACGCTGGTTTTTCCACCGTTTGGCCCAACCTTCGGTCATCCGCCGGATTTTGCAGCAGGCATATGCGCGTCCAGACGCCATCACCGATGAGCTGGTGGAGTGCCTGTACCGGCCCTCCCAGGACCCCGGCGCGGTGGACGTGTTTTTGTCCTTTGTGCGCTATAGCGACGGGCCGCTGTTAGAGGATTTATTGCCCCAGGTGCATTGCCCCGTGTGGTTGGTTTGGGGCGAAGCGGACCCCTGGGAACCAGTGACCCAGGGACGAGAGCTGGCCCAGCAGTTTCCCCAGATCCAGCGGTTTATCCCCTTGCCCCAAGTGGGACATTGCCCCCAGGACGAGGCGCCGGAGCTGGTCAATCCCCTGCTGCTGGAATGGTTGCGCAGCTAG
- a CDS encoding DUF3493 domain-containing protein — translation MSVWDQERRWRLREATKAPYRGLRQFIYLAFGLSGAIGALVFATDLLSGQGDVRTGVNLLLQLGLVAAMGTLWRWERRHRQRHWLR, via the coding sequence ATGAGCGTTTGGGATCAGGAACGGCGGTGGCGGTTGCGCGAAGCAACTAAAGCGCCCTATCGCGGGTTGCGACAGTTTATTTACCTGGCGTTTGGGTTGTCCGGGGCCATCGGCGCGCTCGTGTTTGCCACTGATTTGCTTAGCGGTCAGGGAGATGTCCGCACCGGCGTCAATCTGCTCCTGCAACTCGGTTTGGTGGCGGCCATGGGGACGCTGTGGCGGTGGGAACGTCGTCATCGCCAGCGCCATTGGTTAAGATAG
- a CDS encoding bifunctional (p)ppGpp synthetase/guanosine-3',5'-bis(diphosphate) 3'-pyrophosphohydrolase — protein MDAVVAAPQPVTYPLWLQELNRNPTPDSLLMTKAFEFAKRLHWGQKRKSGEDYIVHPVAVATLLWELGGDAQTVAAGFLHDVLEDTQVTAETLTQEFGPEVTRLVEGVTKLSKFSFSSKTERQAESFRRMFLAMAQDIRVIVVKLADRLHNMRTLEYLEPETQRRIAQETLDIFAPLANRLGIWRFKWELEDLAFKYLEPEAYRQMQQYVMEKRADREAYIGHVIGQLQDKLQEAGIPFIEMTGRPKHLYSIYQKMRRQQKEFHEIMDLAAVRIIVNTVDECYRALAVVHNAFTPVPGRFKDYIGLPKPNNYQSLHTVVIGPKGKPVEVQIRTLAMHYVAEYGIAAHWKYKEAGASVKTSHLDERFTWLRQLLEWQQDLKDAQEYVDNLKDNLFEQEVYVFTPKGDVVDLKAGATPVDFAYRIHTEVGNHCWGARVNGRLVPLHTPLKNGDIVEILTRENARPSLDWLNFVVTNTARNRIRQWYKKFNREEHIAQGKALLEAELGRTGLDNLLKSDLMLQVAQRCNYAQVEDLLAALGYGEISLKQVIGRWQEVIKQQTQSPAETGPLETSPETKPTPAGEIASLQGLAHHLAHCCYPIPGEPIVGVVTLGGRGISIHRQDCANLKSIPVERLLPVSWDGVEDRRQTYPVMIQVTVIDRVGVLRDVLSRLSDQRINVSDVRMTTHANQTAVITLRLDVLNREQLQTALSHVRKMSDVLHLQRVGQA, from the coding sequence GTGGATGCGGTCGTAGCGGCTCCGCAGCCGGTTACTTATCCCCTATGGTTACAGGAACTCAACCGGAATCCCACGCCGGACTCGCTGCTGATGACCAAGGCGTTTGAATTTGCTAAGCGGCTCCATTGGGGTCAGAAGCGGAAATCGGGCGAGGATTACATTGTCCATCCGGTGGCGGTGGCAACCTTGCTGTGGGAGCTGGGCGGGGATGCCCAGACGGTGGCCGCTGGCTTTTTGCACGATGTGCTAGAAGACACTCAGGTCACGGCGGAAACCCTCACCCAGGAATTTGGTCCCGAAGTCACCCGCTTGGTTGAAGGGGTCACTAAACTCTCGAAATTCAGCTTTTCCAGTAAGACAGAGCGACAGGCGGAAAGTTTCCGGCGGATGTTTTTGGCAATGGCCCAGGACATCCGGGTGATTGTGGTGAAATTGGCAGACCGCCTGCACAACATGCGCACGCTGGAGTACCTGGAGCCGGAGACCCAGCGCCGGATTGCCCAGGAAACGCTGGACATCTTCGCGCCCCTGGCCAACCGCCTGGGGATTTGGCGGTTCAAGTGGGAGCTGGAGGACCTGGCCTTCAAGTATTTGGAGCCAGAGGCTTACCGGCAAATGCAGCAGTATGTGATGGAAAAACGGGCGGACCGGGAAGCCTATATTGGACACGTCATTGGTCAACTTCAGGACAAGTTGCAGGAGGCAGGCATTCCCTTTATCGAGATGACTGGGCGCCCTAAACACCTCTACAGCATTTACCAAAAAATGCGCCGCCAGCAAAAGGAATTCCACGAGATTATGGACTTGGCGGCGGTGCGGATTATCGTCAACACAGTGGATGAGTGCTACCGGGCGCTGGCGGTGGTGCATAACGCCTTTACCCCCGTGCCGGGGCGGTTCAAGGACTACATCGGTCTCCCCAAACCCAACAACTACCAATCGCTGCATACAGTGGTCATTGGGCCAAAGGGCAAGCCCGTGGAGGTGCAGATCCGCACCCTGGCGATGCACTACGTAGCCGAATACGGAATTGCCGCCCACTGGAAGTACAAGGAAGCGGGAGCCAGCGTTAAAACCAGTCATCTGGACGAGCGCTTTACCTGGTTGCGCCAGTTGCTGGAGTGGCAACAGGATTTGAAGGACGCTCAGGAGTACGTAGACAACCTCAAGGACAACCTGTTCGAACAGGAGGTGTACGTTTTCACACCAAAGGGGGACGTTGTGGATTTGAAGGCGGGGGCAACGCCAGTGGACTTTGCTTACCGGATTCACACGGAAGTAGGCAACCACTGCTGGGGAGCACGGGTGAATGGCCGCCTGGTGCCGTTACACACCCCCCTGAAAAATGGGGACATTGTGGAAATCCTGACGCGGGAGAACGCCCGTCCCAGCCTGGACTGGTTAAACTTTGTGGTGACTAACACCGCTCGCAACCGCATCCGCCAGTGGTATAAGAAGTTCAATCGGGAAGAGCACATCGCGCAGGGCAAAGCGCTGCTGGAGGCAGAGCTGGGACGCACAGGGCTGGATAACCTCCTCAAGTCCGACCTGATGCTGCAGGTGGCCCAGCGATGCAACTACGCCCAGGTCGAAGACTTGCTGGCGGCGCTGGGGTACGGGGAAATCAGTTTGAAGCAGGTGATTGGCCGCTGGCAGGAGGTGATCAAGCAGCAAACCCAATCTCCCGCCGAGACTGGGCCGCTGGAGACCTCACCAGAAACGAAACCGACCCCCGCCGGCGAAATTGCCAGTTTACAGGGGCTGGCTCATCACCTAGCCCACTGCTGCTACCCGATTCCGGGCGAGCCGATTGTGGGGGTGGTGACGCTGGGCGGACGGGGCATTTCCATCCACCGCCAGGACTGCGCCAATCTCAAATCCATTCCCGTCGAGCGCCTGTTGCCGGTGAGTTGGGACGGGGTTGAAGACCGGCGCCAAACCTATCCCGTGATGATCCAAGTCACGGTGATTGACCGGGTGGGGGTGCTGCGGGATGTCCTAAGCCGCCTGAGCGACCAGCGGATCAACGTCAGCGATGTGCGCATGACCACCCACGCCAACCAAACGGCCGTAATTACCTTACGCCTGGATGTGCTCAATCGCGAGCAGTTGCAAACCGCCCTGAGCCACGTGCGCAAGATGAGCGATGTCCTGCACCTACAACGGGTGGGTCAGGCTTAA